TTTGGCCAAGCGTAGCGCTTCCGGCAGGCGATGATAGGTCTGCGGGCCGATGACGACGTCGACGGCGGGTGCGCGGCGCAGGATCTCTTCGCCTTCGGCCTGGGCGACGCAGCCGGCAACGCCGATCATCATCTCCCGCCCGTCCGCCGCCTTCTTCTTTTTCATATCGCGCAGCCGTCCGAGCGCCGAATAGACCTTCTCGGCCGCCTTTTCGCGGATATGGCAGGTATTGAGGAGAACGAGGTCCGCCTCTTCCATATCTTCCGTCGGCTCATAGCCGTCGCGGGCGAGCGCATCGCTCATGCGCATGGAATCGTAGACGTTCATCTGGCAGCCATAGGTCTTGATGAAGACCTTGCGGCTGTTGCTGCCGTCGCGGAGGCTCTCGCTGGGAATTGCCTCGGGGGCCTGGAGAAGGGCGCTGTCCTGTGTCATGGCGCGCTATTTAGTGGTTTTTGCCGCCGGAGAAAATCGAAATCTTGCTTCAGGAGATTTCCCGCCCGCGCAGGCGGCTGTTCAGGAGGTTGCGGATGCGCAAGGCGATCGTCGCGCTCACCTCCTTGCGGCTGGTCTCGGCGCGGTAATCCACCGCCTCGCCGAAGGAAACTTCGGCGTCGATGGCGCCACAGCGCACGATGTCGATGAGATGCGGCAAGAGGTCGAGATCCCCCGGCCAGGCCGCGAGCCGCCGGTGATAACGCCCCATGGCGATGCCGTGCACCCTGGTATAGGCAACAGCCACCGGCTGCACCACGACCGTTCCCGTCGGCGAATAAGGCACGGCCATCGCTGCAGCGCCGAACAGCGAGGACTTGACCTCCAGCAGCCGGTTCCCATCCGAGGTCGTGCCTTCGGGAAAGAGCACGACGATCTCACCGTCGGCCATGCGCCCGGCGATCTCGTTTGCCTGATGGCCGGTCTTGCGCCGCTCCTCGCGCACGACGAACACGCTCTTCTGCAGCTTGGCGAGCGTGCCGAAGATCGGCCAGTCGCTCACCTCGATCTTGGCGATGAAGGCGACGTCGGCAACGGCCGACAGCACCATGATATCAAGCCAGGAGGAATGGTTGGAGCAGAGCATCAGCGGCCGGCGGTCTTCCAGCCTGCCCGTGACGTGGACGCGGATGCCGAGACAATAGCAGACGATGCGGTGCCAGACGCGCGGCAGCCGGCGGCGCAGCCGCCAGTCGAAGCGTAGCGCCAGCAGTTGCAGCGGCATGAGCACGATGCTGACCGCAAGGATGACGACCGCGGCGAAGGCGATGCGCAGCCAGGCGATCAAATGCTGGTCTCCCGGGCGGCCATTGCTTCAGAGGTCTTCCTTCTTCA
The Rhizobium leguminosarum DNA segment above includes these coding regions:
- a CDS encoding lysophospholipid acyltransferase family protein, producing the protein MIAWLRIAFAAVVILAVSIVLMPLQLLALRFDWRLRRRLPRVWHRIVCYCLGIRVHVTGRLEDRRPLMLCSNHSSWLDIMVLSAVADVAFIAKIEVSDWPIFGTLAKLQKSVFVVREERRKTGHQANEIAGRMADGEIVVLFPEGTTSDGNRLLEVKSSLFGAAAMAVPYSPTGTVVVQPVAVAYTRVHGIAMGRYHRRLAAWPGDLDLLPHLIDIVRCGAIDAEVSFGEAVDYRAETSRKEVSATIALRIRNLLNSRLRGREIS